Genomic segment of Nostoc sp. TCL240-02:
ACCAGAAACTCGTTTTAGTTACGGTGTTGATTTTGACCTGCCCGCCATTGGTAATCAATGGTATAGTTGGTCACTAACTACTGAACTAGAAAAAGCTTCTGCTAGCTTTGCTGCCGAAATTGCTCCTGCCCGTACTTTTGGGTTACTGCATCAAATTGAACACTTACAAAAAACTGGGTTAATTAAAGGTGGTAGTTTGGATAATGCACTTGTTTGCGGGCCAGAAGGGTGGCTAAATCCCCCATTGAGATTCGCAAATGAACCAGTCCGTCATAAAATCTTGGATTTAGTAGGAGATTTGAGTTTACTAGGAGCTTTTCCTCGGGCTCATTTCTTAGCGTATAAAGCCAGCCATAATTTACACATTCAACTGGCTCAGAAAATTTTAGATTTTGGACTTCGACTTCGCTCAGTCGAACGATTTTAGACTTTGAATTTGGTCTAAAGCTTAAAATCCAGGATTATTAAGGTTTCGATCTGCGCTTGGCTGCTAAACTTTCAGATGAAAAATTAACCACACGACCAATGTCAATTCTCACTGAAGTGAATACTATCGATCCAACTACACCTACATCTACTGAACTACAGGCTATAAATGAGACTACGATCATCTCGGAAATTAAAACAACTTTCACATCTGAAGAAATTCAAAAATTACTACCCCACCGCTACCCATTTTTACTTGTAGATAAAATAATTGACTACGTTCCAGGTAAAAAAGCTGTTGGCGTTAAAAATGTTACTATCAACGAACCCCATTTCCAAGGACATTTCCCCGGTCGTCCACTGATGCCAGGGGTGCTAATTGTCGAAGCGATGGCACAAGTTGGGGGCATTGTTCTCACTCAAATGTCTTCAGTAGAAGGCGGGCTATTTGTCTTCGCTGGTATCGATAAAGTTCGCTTTCGGCGACAGGTCGTACCGGGGGATCAACTAGTAATGACGGTGGAACTGTTATGGGTAAAACAACGTCGTTTCGGTAAGATGCAAGGTCGTGCCGAAGTTGATGGTCAACTTGCTTGTGAAGGAGAATTAATGTTTTCTCTAGTTAGCTGAAAGTTTGCTTTCGTGGTGTGGGCATAGCCGTGAAATGCCCTTACTGAATTCTGATAAAGGATAACAGTTAAAAAAATCCACAACAGCATCTGATAATTTCTTGATTTTCGACTCCCTCTTTACGAGATGCTACTCGAACACACTTAACTTGCTTTGCCCGACACTTTTGTTCACTGAAATACTTAATGCTCTACTAGTTGCCTCGATGGGAGGGCAGTCTGTACAAATCTCTTAATCAGATTAACACGCTGCTTCATAAACCCTACCTGGCGCTGACTTATCAAGACAGTTCTGGAGATTCACCCTTGAAAACGCTAATTCATCCAACTGCTGTAATTCATCCGAAATCGGAACTCCACCATACAGTGCAAGTCGGTGCCTATGCTGTGATTGGAGCGCATGTCAAAGTGGGCCCTGAAACAATAATCGGCGCTCATGCTGTGTTAGAGGGGCCTTGTGAGATTGGGGCGCAAAATCAGATTTTTACAGGTGCAGCCATCGGTATGGAACCCCAGGATCTCAAGTTTGTGGGAGAACCAACTTGGGTCAAAATTGGTGATAACAACTTAATTCGTGAGTACGTTACTATTAACCGCGCTACTGGTGCTGGTGAAGCAACAGTAATTGGCGATGGTAACTTGCTGATGGCTTATGTCCATGTGGCCCATAACTGCGTAATTGAAGACCAGGTAGTGATTGCCAACTCTGTAGCCTTGGCGGGTCATGTGCATATTGAATCACGCGCCAGGCTGAGTGGGGTTTTAGGTGTCCATCAATTTGTGCGTATTGGTAGACACGCAATGGTGGGAGGTATGGCACGTATTGACCGAGATGTGGCCCCATATATGCTAGTAGAGGGAAATCCAGCGCGAGTGCGAACCCTCAACCTTGTAGGACTCAAAAGGTCTGGCATGGACTCAGCAGATTTGCTTGCGCTGAAAAAAGCCTTCCGCATTCTTTA
This window contains:
- the fabZ gene encoding 3-hydroxyacyl-ACP dehydratase FabZ: MSILTEVNTIDPTTPTSTELQAINETTIISEIKTTFTSEEIQKLLPHRYPFLLVDKIIDYVPGKKAVGVKNVTINEPHFQGHFPGRPLMPGVLIVEAMAQVGGIVLTQMSSVEGGLFVFAGIDKVRFRRQVVPGDQLVMTVELLWVKQRRFGKMQGRAEVDGQLACEGELMFSLVS
- the lpxA gene encoding acyl-ACP--UDP-N-acetylglucosamine O-acyltransferase, producing the protein MKTLIHPTAVIHPKSELHHTVQVGAYAVIGAHVKVGPETIIGAHAVLEGPCEIGAQNQIFTGAAIGMEPQDLKFVGEPTWVKIGDNNLIREYVTINRATGAGEATVIGDGNLLMAYVHVAHNCVIEDQVVIANSVALAGHVHIESRARLSGVLGVHQFVRIGRHAMVGGMARIDRDVAPYMLVEGNPARVRTLNLVGLKRSGMDSADLLALKKAFRILYRSDLSFKDALEKLELLGDSEQLQHLRRFLLLSQMPGRRGLIPGKGKKSTSDES